Proteins encoded within one genomic window of Nitrospina gracilis 3/211:
- a CDS encoding bactofilin family protein codes for MAKPVETNKDIKAYMGEETHFKGTLSFTGTVRMDGQLEGEVQTQDTLIVGEKGVVKADITAGTVICKGKIYGTIKASQRVEIHAKSEMVGNIDTPSIFIEVGAVFDGNCKMGVSEKKVVPLVKDESAEKTGTDHKN; via the coding sequence ATGGCGAAGCCAGTGGAAACCAACAAAGACATCAAGGCGTACATGGGCGAGGAGACCCATTTCAAAGGAACCCTCAGCTTCACCGGCACCGTGCGCATGGACGGTCAATTGGAAGGCGAAGTGCAGACGCAGGACACGTTGATCGTCGGCGAAAAGGGTGTGGTGAAAGCGGACATCACCGCAGGCACCGTCATCTGCAAGGGCAAGATCTACGGCACCATCAAGGCCAGCCAGCGCGTCGAGATCCACGCCAAAAGCGAAATGGTCGGCAACATCGACACGCCCTCGATCTTCATCGAAGTCGGCGCGGTCTTCGACGGCAACTGCAAGATGGGAGTCAGCGAAAAAAAGGTGGTTCCCCTGGTGAAGGATGAGTCGGCTGAAAAAACCGGCACCGACCACAAAAACTGA
- a CDS encoding flagellar hook-basal body protein: MINSLFSSLSGLNTASRKLQASANNLANVQTPGFKSSRVNIVDNASGGARVAGVTRSPSQGPLVPTSNPLDVAVLGNGFLQVTLGGGGTGFTRLGAIKIDGSGRLVTADGHPLIPEITIPGNAQNVSIGPDGSVSALVNGQTQTVGQLQLAGFQNPAGLNALGNGLFTVSGSSGQPIFGSPGTNSLGTLQSGSLELSNVDITEEIVQQILASSQFRANASAIRAADDMTGTLLDITA, encoded by the coding sequence ATGATCAATTCCTTGTTTTCCTCGCTTTCCGGACTCAATACGGCCAGCCGCAAACTGCAGGCCAGCGCCAACAACCTCGCCAACGTACAGACCCCCGGATTCAAAAGCAGTCGCGTCAATATCGTGGACAACGCCTCCGGTGGTGCGCGCGTTGCAGGTGTGACGCGGTCCCCCTCTCAAGGACCCCTCGTCCCGACAAGCAATCCCTTGGATGTCGCGGTTCTGGGCAACGGATTTTTGCAGGTCACACTTGGGGGTGGCGGCACCGGTTTCACCCGCCTGGGGGCGATCAAGATCGACGGCAGCGGCCGGCTCGTCACCGCCGACGGGCATCCGCTGATTCCGGAAATCACCATTCCCGGCAACGCGCAGAATGTGAGCATCGGTCCCGACGGAAGCGTCTCCGCGCTGGTCAACGGACAGACACAGACGGTGGGTCAACTGCAACTCGCGGGGTTCCAGAATCCCGCCGGACTGAACGCTCTGGGCAACGGCCTCTTCACCGTCAGCGGTTCGTCAGGTCAACCCATCTTCGGCAGTCCCGGCACCAACTCGCTCGGCACCCTGCAATCGGGGAGTCTTGAGTTGTCGAACGTCGACATCACCGAAGAAATTGTGCAACAGATTCTCGCCTCCAGCCAGTTCCGCGCCAACGCCAGCGCCATACGCGCCGCCGACGATATGACCGGAACGCTTCTCGACATTACGGCTTGA
- the argH gene encoding argininosuccinate lyase, with protein sequence MQMKKPWGGRFEQATDDLMIRFSQSVSFDRRLYAYDIQGSIAHCKTLQKAKLVTSAESKKIIGGLQAILKEIESGKFVFKEELEDVHMNIEKRLIEKIGPAGGKLHTGRSRNDQVALDLRLYMRDEITHIERALKRLGRTLIGQAKKHVNTIIPGYTHLQRAQPVSLAHHLLAYVEMFARDRARLQDVLKRVNVMPLGSAALAGSGYPLDRHYTARLLKFPAITHNSMDAVSDRDHVVEFLATASLLMAHLSRLCEELILWASSEWKLVELSDAFTTGSSIMPQKKNPDAAELVRGKTGRVYGHLMNLLTLLKGQPLAYNKDMQEDKEPLFDAVDTVQTALDVFDGMMKSAQFTAPSIATLEASGFLTATEIADYLVLKGMPFRDAHEVTGKAVAYCLKHKKGLNDLSLDEYKTFSPKFKKDIFDYVSIAGAVDRKNVYGGTARNQVREQLKRVTKEWK encoded by the coding sequence TTGCAAATGAAAAAACCGTGGGGTGGCAGATTCGAGCAGGCGACGGACGACCTGATGATCCGGTTCTCGCAATCGGTGTCGTTCGACCGGCGGCTCTACGCCTACGACATCCAGGGCAGTATCGCCCACTGCAAAACCCTGCAGAAGGCGAAGCTGGTGACGTCCGCGGAATCGAAAAAAATCATCGGCGGTTTGCAGGCGATTTTAAAAGAAATCGAAAGCGGGAAGTTCGTTTTCAAGGAAGAACTCGAAGACGTGCACATGAACATCGAAAAGCGGCTGATCGAAAAGATCGGTCCCGCCGGCGGCAAACTGCACACCGGGCGAAGCCGCAACGACCAGGTGGCGCTCGACTTGCGCCTCTACATGCGCGACGAGATCACGCACATCGAACGCGCGCTGAAACGGCTCGGTCGAACGCTGATCGGTCAGGCCAAAAAACACGTCAACACGATCATCCCCGGTTACACGCACCTGCAACGGGCGCAACCGGTGTCGCTGGCGCATCACCTGCTGGCGTACGTCGAGATGTTCGCGCGCGACCGCGCCCGCCTGCAAGATGTGCTCAAGCGGGTGAACGTCATGCCGCTGGGATCGGCGGCGCTGGCGGGATCGGGCTATCCCCTCGACCGCCACTACACGGCGCGGCTGTTGAAATTCCCGGCCATCACGCACAACAGCATGGACGCAGTGAGCGACCGCGATCACGTGGTCGAATTCCTCGCTACGGCGTCGCTCCTCATGGCGCACTTGAGTCGCCTGTGCGAAGAGCTGATCCTTTGGGCGAGCAGTGAGTGGAAGCTGGTCGAGCTGTCCGACGCGTTCACCACGGGCAGCAGTATCATGCCGCAGAAGAAGAATCCCGACGCGGCGGAGTTGGTGCGCGGCAAGACGGGACGGGTGTACGGTCATTTGATGAACCTGCTTACCCTGCTCAAGGGCCAGCCGCTGGCTTACAACAAGGACATGCAGGAGGATAAGGAACCGCTGTTCGATGCGGTCGATACCGTGCAGACCGCGCTCGACGTGTTCGACGGCATGATGAAGTCGGCGCAGTTCACCGCGCCTTCGATTGCCACGCTGGAGGCCAGCGGGTTTCTGACGGCGACGGAGATCGCCGATTACCTGGTGCTGAAAGGCATGCCCTTCCGCGACGCGCACGAGGTGACGGGCAAGGCGGTGGCGTATTGCCTGAAACACAAGAAGGGATTGAACGACCTGTCGCTTGATGAATACAAAACCTTCTCGCCGAAATTCAAGAAGGACATTTTCGATTATGTGTCGATCGCAGGCGCGGTGGACCGCAAGAACGTTTACGGCGGCACGGCGCGCAACCAGGTGCGTGAACAACTGAAACGCGTGACCAAAGAATGGAAATAG
- a CDS encoding ATP-binding protein codes for MTRPRTTSEKSCKACRGNHYVLDNREGRLRAAVCECFVCTACGGRGHVFAEDETGVSFLQECECAELKKSLDRFNDANLPGKYLETQFDTYHPIGSQANKLALRIARDFVKDFDKEPQCGLLFMGTPGVGKTHLAVSILKALLLEKGVHGKFIDFFQLLSDIRHGYSQDLSEQAIINPFVHAPVLVIDELAKGRNTEWELTMLDQIISNRYNAADKVTIFTTNYTDEVSQPDRGKKTKDTRVEFSRSDASQSWAGEETLEEKVGDRIFSRLAEMCRFVKMEGEDYRRAMAGKSAPRSPGPGK; via the coding sequence ATGACCCGCCCCCGCACCACGTCCGAAAAAAGCTGCAAGGCCTGCCGCGGCAACCATTATGTTTTGGACAACCGGGAAGGCCGGTTGCGGGCGGCGGTGTGTGAGTGCTTCGTGTGCACGGCCTGCGGCGGACGCGGCCATGTTTTCGCCGAGGACGAAACCGGGGTGTCGTTTCTACAGGAATGCGAATGTGCCGAGTTGAAAAAATCCCTCGACCGGTTCAACGACGCCAACCTGCCCGGCAAGTACCTCGAAACCCAGTTCGATACCTACCATCCCATCGGTTCGCAGGCCAACAAGCTGGCTCTCCGGATCGCCCGGGATTTTGTGAAAGACTTCGACAAGGAACCGCAGTGCGGTCTTTTGTTCATGGGCACACCGGGTGTGGGCAAGACGCATCTGGCGGTGAGCATTTTAAAAGCGTTGCTGCTGGAGAAAGGCGTACACGGCAAATTCATCGACTTTTTCCAATTGCTGTCCGATATCCGGCACGGGTATTCGCAGGACCTCTCCGAGCAGGCCATCATCAATCCCTTCGTGCATGCGCCGGTGCTGGTGATCGACGAACTGGCAAAGGGGCGTAACACGGAGTGGGAGTTGACGATGCTCGACCAGATCATTTCCAATCGTTACAATGCCGCCGACAAAGTGACCATCTTCACCACCAACTACACGGATGAAGTGTCGCAGCCTGACCGCGGCAAGAAAACGAAAGACACGCGCGTGGAATTTTCCCGGAGCGATGCTTCCCAAAGCTGGGCGGGGGAGGAGACGCTGGAAGAAAAGGTGGGTGACCGCATTTTCTCGCGGCTTGCGGAGATGTGCCGGTTTGTGAAAATGGAAGGCGAGGATTACCGGCGTGCCATGGCCGGGAAATCGGCGCCGCGTTCACCAGGTCCGGGAAAATAA
- a CDS encoding GNAT family N-acetyltransferase has translation MITQAQPGDAEDILDLINDYAESGLMLPRVLEDVKKNLHQFRVYREDGQVRGVLALSYGAEGLVEIRSLAVHRDHARKGIASRLIEGGIDDAIHAGYSHVFVLTYAVPLFHRFGFEVIDKNGLPEKIWRDCKVCPKQERCDETAMIRPLVFAPVVEPVLAPIAEPAVMAEPVAGMEPAAA, from the coding sequence ATGATCACACAAGCACAGCCCGGCGACGCCGAAGACATTCTGGACCTCATCAACGACTACGCGGAGTCGGGCCTCATGTTGCCTCGCGTGCTCGAGGACGTTAAGAAAAACCTCCATCAGTTCCGCGTATACCGGGAAGACGGACAGGTTCGGGGCGTTCTGGCGCTCAGCTATGGCGCCGAAGGCCTGGTCGAAATTCGCTCGCTGGCGGTACACCGCGACCACGCGCGCAAGGGCATTGCCAGCCGCCTGATCGAAGGCGGCATCGACGACGCCATCCACGCCGGGTACTCGCACGTGTTCGTGCTGACTTATGCCGTGCCGCTGTTTCACCGGTTTGGGTTCGAGGTGATCGACAAAAACGGCCTGCCGGAAAAAATCTGGCGGGACTGCAAGGTGTGCCCGAAACAGGAACGTTGTGATGAAACCGCGATGATCCGGCCGCTGGTGTTCGCGCCCGTGGTGGAACCTGTGCTCGCACCCATCGCAGAACCCGCCGTGATGGCGGAGCCCGTCGCGGGTATGGAGCCGGCGGCGGCCTAA
- a CDS encoding c-type cytochrome biogenesis protein CcmI/CycH — protein sequence MSKILYTLKVIFKFFIIIGLLSTGLVLSACERELKEHKVPPAVVEKLEKKNDPKLQAKAVEGTITLGEGQTPMVTQSAVVFLYARPRGVESGPPLAVKKINLFNFPMEYSLGPADVMMQGTSFDGPLTVSARLDLDGDPKARPGDLEGRIDVEPGNKQAHIVLGEQVRGGKEITGTLSLTPELQKNLPETPVLFILARPHGVKGGAPLAVKRVIGAQFPYEFRIGQADAMLPDTEFDGAVTLLFRLDNDGNLKSTPGDMEGKIDANAGDTNINVVMETLVGG from the coding sequence ATGTCAAAAATTTTATATACTTTGAAAGTCATTTTCAAATTTTTTATCATAATCGGGCTTTTATCCACAGGTTTGGTACTGAGCGCCTGCGAGCGGGAGTTGAAAGAACACAAGGTGCCTCCCGCCGTGGTGGAAAAACTGGAGAAAAAGAACGATCCCAAGCTCCAGGCCAAGGCGGTGGAGGGAACCATCACCCTGGGAGAAGGTCAGACGCCGATGGTGACGCAGTCGGCGGTAGTTTTCCTCTATGCCCGGCCGCGCGGGGTGGAGAGTGGTCCTCCGCTGGCTGTGAAGAAGATCAACCTGTTCAATTTCCCGATGGAGTACTCGCTGGGCCCGGCGGATGTGATGATGCAGGGAACCAGCTTTGACGGACCGCTCACCGTGTCGGCACGTCTGGACCTGGACGGCGACCCCAAGGCGCGGCCCGGCGACCTGGAAGGCCGCATCGATGTCGAGCCGGGCAATAAGCAGGCGCACATCGTGCTGGGTGAGCAGGTTCGGGGCGGCAAGGAAATCACCGGGACGCTGTCTTTGACCCCGGAATTGCAGAAAAACCTGCCGGAGACGCCGGTGTTGTTCATCCTGGCGCGGCCGCACGGGGTGAAGGGCGGTGCTCCGCTGGCGGTCAAGCGCGTCATCGGCGCGCAGTTTCCGTATGAATTCCGCATTGGCCAGGCGGACGCCATGCTGCCGGATACGGAGTTCGACGGGGCCGTCACCCTGCTGTTCCGGCTGGACAACGACGGCAACCTGAAATCGACGCCCGGCGACATGGAGGGCAAGATCGACGCCAACGCCGGCGACACCAATATCAATGTGGTGATGGAAACCCTGGTTGGAGGTTAG
- the rsmI gene encoding 16S rRNA (cytidine(1402)-2'-O)-methyltransferase, which translates to MASHEDGTLYIVSTPIGNLGDFTYRAVETLRAVKLIAAEDTRRSRILLDHYQIATPLSSFNSYNQIKKAPQFLKALQAGEDVALISDAGTPGISDPLFYLVGQALEAGIHVVSIPGPSSVMAALTVSGLPIDRFSFAGFLPRKKRRKATIESLSQLPGAVVLFESPNRLEKTLAELLDAFGDRPAVIARELTKLHEEILRGSLQELVEAHRGKKWKGEITLVLAGTGRSGKRPAEEPQGDEE; encoded by the coding sequence ATGGCCAGCCACGAGGACGGTACCTTATATATAGTCAGCACGCCGATCGGCAACCTGGGTGACTTCACCTACCGCGCGGTCGAAACCCTGCGCGCGGTGAAACTCATCGCCGCCGAAGACACCCGCCGCTCGCGCATCCTGCTCGACCATTACCAGATCGCCACGCCCCTCTCCAGCTTCAACAGTTACAACCAGATCAAAAAAGCGCCGCAGTTTTTGAAAGCGTTGCAGGCGGGAGAGGACGTCGCGCTCATCTCCGATGCGGGCACGCCCGGCATCTCGGATCCTCTGTTCTATCTTGTTGGACAGGCACTGGAAGCGGGCATCCATGTGGTGTCGATTCCCGGACCGTCGTCGGTGATGGCGGCCCTCACGGTGTCGGGTCTGCCCATCGACCGATTTTCCTTCGCCGGGTTCCTGCCGCGCAAGAAACGCAGGAAGGCGACGATCGAATCGCTCTCGCAACTGCCGGGGGCGGTGGTGCTGTTCGAGTCGCCCAACCGCCTGGAAAAGACACTGGCGGAACTGCTCGACGCGTTCGGCGACCGACCGGCGGTGATCGCCCGCGAGTTGACCAAACTGCACGAGGAAATTCTGCGCGGGTCTTTACAGGAACTGGTGGAGGCGCATCGTGGTAAAAAATGGAAGGGTGAAATCACACTGGTGCTCGCCGGCACCGGCCGCAGTGGGAAAAGGCCGGCAGAGGAGCCGCAAGGCGATGAAGAATAA
- a CDS encoding DUF484 family protein, with product MNNDEVALYLNEHPEFFNDYPELLTRIKSIEETDLPLQPLKTLSIADRILRRVQQDKEHIKGQLEWFMEVAECNERILEHLFEIERICLYSHNFLQMAGEIRSEIIKRFGIQGVMICLVDGADHFIASSLPQGSPRDGVESLRLIDQETLFDWFQNGWGPLMRNNLGAGSDLFAETDSGPIRSEALIPIPLHGKMAGALCLGSIDPAQFHEGLRTDYLERTAEKLGIAIDNVLLMEGMKNQSLLDSVTGLYNESYLNTAIKREFDRARRYEKSLSCVKLQIDYWDDLMNTGDIDRYQMLVEIGRILQQNSRDGDLLFRVNDGDFMVLLPGIWGDAACQMANRLKSDVEEALNPGPADAFLKINLRIVSYPDSEIVNYDDFDYALSVMDGVDPEDNNESLTA from the coding sequence ATGAACAACGACGAAGTGGCTTTGTATTTGAACGAACACCCGGAATTTTTCAACGACTACCCGGAGCTGTTGACCCGGATCAAATCCATCGAGGAAACCGACCTGCCCCTGCAACCGCTCAAGACACTCAGCATCGCCGACCGCATCCTGCGCCGCGTTCAGCAGGACAAGGAACACATCAAGGGTCAACTCGAATGGTTCATGGAAGTAGCGGAGTGCAACGAGCGCATTCTCGAGCACCTGTTCGAGATCGAGCGCATCTGTCTGTACAGCCACAACTTCCTCCAGATGGCAGGCGAGATCCGGAGCGAGATCATCAAACGTTTCGGCATCCAGGGGGTGATGATCTGCCTGGTGGACGGTGCGGATCATTTCATCGCTTCCAGCCTGCCGCAGGGCTCGCCGCGCGACGGCGTGGAAAGCCTGCGCCTGATCGACCAGGAAACGCTGTTCGACTGGTTTCAAAACGGCTGGGGCCCGTTGATGCGCAACAACCTGGGAGCGGGATCGGATCTGTTCGCCGAGACCGACTCCGGACCCATCCGCTCTGAGGCGTTGATCCCCATCCCCCTGCACGGCAAGATGGCCGGCGCTTTGTGCCTGGGCAGCATTGACCCGGCGCAGTTTCATGAGGGGCTTCGCACCGACTACCTGGAGCGCACCGCCGAGAAACTGGGAATCGCCATCGACAACGTGCTCCTGATGGAAGGAATGAAAAATCAATCTCTCCTGGATTCCGTAACCGGACTGTACAACGAGTCGTATCTGAACACCGCCATCAAACGCGAGTTCGACCGCGCAAGGCGTTACGAAAAGAGCCTTTCCTGCGTCAAATTGCAGATTGACTATTGGGATGATCTCATGAATACTGGGGACATAGACAGGTATCAAATGCTCGTCGAGATCGGCCGCATTCTCCAGCAAAATTCACGCGACGGCGACCTGCTGTTCCGGGTCAACGACGGCGATTTCATGGTGCTTCTCCCCGGAATTTGGGGTGATGCCGCCTGTCAAATGGCCAACCGGCTGAAGTCGGACGTGGAAGAGGCACTCAACCCCGGTCCGGCCGACGCATTTCTGAAAATCAACCTGCGGATCGTATCGTACCCCGACAGCGAGATCGTCAACTACGACGATTTCGATTACGCGTTGTCGGTGATGGACGGCGTCGACCCCGAAGACAACAACGAATCCCTTACTGCATGA
- a CDS encoding L,D-transpeptidase, with amino-acid sequence MAQTSKLKVLTIAEYNLIANKDPVGSYDRKTRENLDAIRAKLADRKPHLSDLERRLHDKFKDAQFQALEKKENQVRSEVTRYRLSSRTRRALAWSGSAIAVTVLGLWFVYALVLDAAMQKRVDYMIYERLGQLGMASPQEVKKIKGELDKLERDLLVTKKKNQELAQMIDQMIQNNKVPQNLQVIVKRIYDDPRTKYVKKNGTTELLFDGKRIARYSTNAESWYILGILETGMLKIFYNDEEILEIPAIFGRKDEETPVGEYEIENKLYKPTWYKKEDVNGKTIVRAIPFGDPDHEIGHWWLGMKRLGKPVPGSYGIHGVNVARTNEFFKKNYDHRGGSAGCPNIQEWNLDFLAHVLPKGTPVHIVHEEKWSKSA; translated from the coding sequence ATGGCGCAGACATCCAAATTAAAAGTCCTGACGATTGCCGAGTACAACCTGATCGCCAACAAGGATCCGGTCGGCAGTTACGATCGCAAAACTCGCGAGAACCTGGACGCCATCCGCGCCAAGCTGGCGGACCGCAAGCCGCACCTGTCCGACCTCGAACGGCGCCTGCACGACAAGTTCAAGGACGCCCAGTTCCAGGCCCTGGAGAAAAAGGAAAACCAGGTAAGGAGCGAAGTCACCCGCTACCGCCTGTCCTCCCGCACCCGCCGCGCGCTGGCGTGGTCGGGGTCCGCTATCGCCGTCACCGTGCTGGGCCTGTGGTTCGTCTATGCGTTGGTGCTGGATGCGGCTATGCAGAAGCGCGTCGATTACATGATCTATGAACGGCTGGGCCAGCTCGGCATGGCCTCGCCGCAGGAGGTGAAAAAGATCAAAGGCGAGCTCGATAAACTGGAGCGCGATCTTCTGGTGACGAAAAAGAAAAACCAGGAACTGGCGCAGATGATCGACCAGATGATCCAGAACAACAAGGTTCCACAGAATCTGCAAGTCATCGTCAAGCGCATCTACGACGATCCGCGCACGAAATACGTGAAGAAAAACGGGACAACGGAATTGCTGTTCGACGGCAAACGCATCGCCAGGTATTCGACCAATGCGGAGAGCTGGTACATCCTTGGCATTCTGGAAACGGGCATGCTGAAGATTTTTTACAACGACGAAGAAATTCTGGAAATCCCCGCCATCTTCGGCCGCAAGGATGAAGAAACACCGGTCGGCGAGTACGAGATCGAGAACAAGCTGTACAAACCGACGTGGTACAAGAAGGAAGACGTGAACGGCAAGACCATCGTGCGTGCCATTCCGTTCGGCGACCCGGACCACGAGATCGGCCACTGGTGGCTGGGCATGAAGCGGCTGGGCAAACCGGTGCCCGGCAGTTACGGCATCCACGGCGTGAACGTGGCGCGCACCAACGAGTTTTTCAAGAAGAACTACGATCACCGTGGTGGCAGTGCGGGCTGTCCCAACATCCAGGAATGGAATCTGGATTTCCTCGCCCACGTCCTGCCCAAAGGCACCCCCGTCCACATCGTCCACGAAGAAAAGTGGAGCAAGTCGGCCTGA
- a CDS encoding ParB/RepB/Spo0J family partition protein yields MSRKALGKGIDALFGDAPEGSEAAASTTGVTVVPLEQIVPNTNQPRKEFDDEKLNELVESIKQNGVIQPIVVQKQGDGYQLICGERRWRASQAAGKKEIPVVVRDVNDTESLQIALIENIHRQDLNPIEEAEAYQRLIQDYGLTQDEVAQRVGKNRVTVANTIRLLKLSKAIKDDLAAERLSMGHARALLSIGNERDREDARQQVVRKGMTVRQLERLAQRLSQPSSTATKKSAQNDIFIKDLEKLFERKLGTRVHVKAGRKGGQVVIQYYNNDDLQRIHDMIIK; encoded by the coding sequence ATGAGCCGCAAAGCCTTGGGCAAGGGCATCGACGCCCTGTTTGGCGACGCACCGGAGGGATCCGAAGCGGCGGCCTCGACCACGGGCGTCACCGTGGTGCCGCTGGAGCAGATCGTGCCCAACACCAACCAGCCGCGCAAGGAATTCGACGACGAAAAACTGAACGAGCTGGTGGAGTCGATCAAGCAGAACGGCGTCATCCAGCCCATCGTCGTGCAAAAGCAGGGCGACGGATACCAGTTGATCTGCGGTGAGCGCCGCTGGCGCGCCAGCCAGGCGGCGGGGAAGAAAGAGATCCCGGTGGTCGTCCGCGATGTGAACGACACCGAGTCGCTCCAGATCGCGCTCATCGAAAACATCCACCGCCAGGATTTGAATCCCATTGAGGAGGCCGAGGCCTACCAGCGCTTGATCCAGGACTACGGCCTGACCCAGGACGAGGTGGCGCAGAGGGTCGGCAAGAACCGGGTTACCGTAGCCAACACGATTCGTCTGCTGAAACTGTCGAAGGCGATCAAGGACGACCTCGCCGCCGAGCGGTTGAGCATGGGCCACGCCCGGGCGCTCCTTTCCATCGGCAACGAACGCGACCGCGAAGACGCGCGCCAGCAGGTGGTGAGGAAAGGCATGACCGTGCGCCAGCTGGAACGGCTGGCCCAGCGGCTCAGTCAGCCGTCTTCCACCGCCACTAAAAAAAGCGCCCAAAATGACATATTCATAAAAGACCTCGAAAAGCTGTTCGAACGCAAGCTGGGCACCCGGGTGCACGTGAAGGCGGGCAGGAAGGGCGGCCAGGTGGTCATTCAGTATTACAACAATGACGATTTACAACGCATCCATGATATGATAATCAAGTAA
- a CDS encoding ParA family protein: MSIISYIGPKGGIGKTTLSINTAAALTRVLESTQSERPICLVDLDLRLPTIASLLDSHPSRSFYDLFEALANKTYQVDFLRTVYQMLSTFRRYTEGTIEAGDAQLQKQYSRYQTLKTELFHFGGFEFADTLHELFLRRGEVQTPAQLREVADLVHAIPLDKLRAVMMKTDAGSRPDPDDYINHIEEYGFSLIGGEVPILGKREHRKRINQPEFLLLFLDFLRGVFDRFEHTILDTPAGGVNHVSSLICQIDQVAFVFDLSNTLAINGSIDALHTFIDYYEDFNADYARGQLTGIEKAYIERVQAKEGKAAVYESMKNKQMGLVFNRLEDLKEVPPALDRLRQYLDTLDKYHQYKKRIHILGMVPQNKVVNITNNRGSLFYTMDSGLAGRMDQIARGLSSNMQDCPALDEDDRVIMNYLEKYKTNSRFRVFGT; this comes from the coding sequence ATGTCCATCATTTCGTACATAGGCCCGAAGGGGGGCATCGGCAAGACGACCTTGTCGATCAACACCGCCGCCGCCCTGACGCGGGTTTTGGAATCGACACAATCTGAGCGACCCATCTGCCTCGTCGATCTCGACCTGCGTCTGCCCACCATCGCCAGCCTTTTGGACAGCCACCCGTCGCGCAGTTTCTACGATCTGTTTGAGGCTTTGGCCAACAAGACGTACCAGGTCGATTTCCTGCGCACGGTTTACCAGATGCTGTCCACCTTCCGCCGTTACACCGAAGGCACCATCGAGGCCGGCGACGCACAACTGCAGAAACAGTACAGCCGTTACCAGACTCTCAAGACCGAACTGTTTCATTTCGGCGGATTCGAGTTCGCCGACACCCTGCACGAATTGTTTCTGCGCCGCGGCGAGGTGCAGACCCCGGCACAATTGCGCGAGGTGGCCGACCTCGTCCATGCCATTCCGCTCGACAAACTGCGCGCAGTCATGATGAAGACGGATGCCGGATCGCGTCCGGATCCCGACGACTACATCAACCACATCGAGGAGTACGGATTCTCGCTGATCGGCGGCGAGGTGCCGATCCTCGGCAAACGCGAGCACCGGAAGCGCATCAACCAGCCGGAATTTCTTCTGCTGTTTCTCGATTTTCTGCGCGGCGTGTTCGACCGCTTCGAGCATACGATCCTCGACACCCCGGCGGGCGGGGTCAACCACGTGTCGTCGCTCATCTGCCAGATCGACCAGGTGGCGTTCGTCTTCGATCTCAGCAACACCCTTGCGATCAACGGCAGCATCGACGCGCTCCACACCTTCATCGACTACTATGAAGATTTCAACGCCGATTACGCGCGCGGTCAGTTGACGGGCATCGAAAAGGCTTACATCGAGCGCGTGCAGGCGAAGGAGGGCAAGGCGGCGGTGTACGAGTCGATGAAGAACAAGCAGATGGGCCTCGTGTTCAACCGCCTCGAAGATTTAAAAGAAGTGCCGCCTGCGCTCGACCGCCTGCGTCAGTACCTCGACACGCTGGACAAGTACCATCAGTACAAAAAGCGGATACATATTCTCGGCATGGTGCCGCAGAACAAGGTGGTGAACATCACCAACAACCGCGGTTCGCTGTTCTACACTATGGACTCGGGACTGGCGGGCCGCATGGATCAGATCGCGCGCGGCCTTTCGTCGAACATGCAGGATTGTCCGGCGCTGGACGAGGACGACCGCGTTATAATGAATTACCTGGAAAAATACAAAACCAACTCTCGCTTCCGCGTGTTCGGCACGTGA